A window from Lytechinus pictus isolate F3 Inbred chromosome 9, Lp3.0, whole genome shotgun sequence encodes these proteins:
- the LOC129268897 gene encoding alpha-1,3-mannosyl-glycoprotein 4-beta-N-acetylglucosaminyltransferase C-like isoform X1 produces the protein MSRPKLLQKIIYAGVVVLCIVICWNASLLYRPTSKDGDTEPTNHAQLVKQRDTLFDTIGMLKQTCSDGDHGRKRGPGRNSESDGTVRIWTKPSEVDLRKSLVLGNRKEKKGFLTIGIPTVQRESEHYLTQTLDSLIENSTPEEQAEVTLFIFLADFEEEKRMVLKNLLMDRYLSHLESGFMQVIQAPQGFYPPLDNLKLLFGDSKERVYWRSKQCVDFAFMFYADSFSEYYIQIEDDVVTTTGYISAIREYVQSKRSTDWITLEFSVLGFIGKLFHAYDLDRLAQFIMFFYQEQPVDFLYRYFNSLNGQQETHQRLPSLFQHKGKQSSLKDKESHLEDNFFDLDKRQYTDSNNPPANVYSDMKQFSMYLGPQLSYSIEPGYFWAVSPQEGQSVVVVFDDPTVLSRIAIATGSDKNPADMLEVAALELSSTLLQSGSEETLPECSSYVEMGRFVKGSIDINVQEKFTETVACLRIHVLVSQVQWGVIREIAVWIHR, from the exons GCCCAGCTCGTCAAACAGCGGGACACTTTGTTTGACACCATCGGTATGCTCAAACAAACGTGCTCTGACGGCGACCATGGAAGAAAGCGTGGACCGGGGAGG AATTCAGAGTCTGATGGGACTGTTCGGATATGGACCAAACCAAGTGAAGTAGACCTCAGAAAATCCCTTGTCTTAGGGaatagaaaggaaaagaaag GTTTTCTGACGATAGGCATACCCACGGTTCAAAGAGAGAGTGAACACTACCTGACGCAAACTCTAGATTCCCTCATCGAGAACTCGACCCCAGAGGAACAGGCAGAGGTCACACTCTTTATATTCCTGGCAGATTTTGAAGAAGAGAAGCGCATGGTCTTGAAGAACCTTTTGATGGACAGATACCTGAGCCATCTTGAAAGTGGTTTCATGCAAGTCATCCAAGCTCCTCAAGGATTCTACCCACCCCTTGACAACTTGAAATTGTTATTTGGCGACTCTAAAGAAAGGGTCTACTGGCGCTCAAAGCAGTGTGTGGATTTTGCCTTCATGTTCTATGCTGATAGTTTTTCAGAATACTACATCCAAATTGAGGATGATGTAGTTACAACTACAGGGTATATAAGTGCAATTCGAGAATATGTTCAGTCGAAGAGAAGCACTGATTGGATAACACTGGAGTTTTCAGTCCTCGGTTTCATCGGGAAGCTCTTCCATGCTTATGACCTGGACAGGCTGGCACAGTTTATCATGTTCTTTTACCAGGAGCAGCCCGTTGACTTCCTCTATCGGTATTTCAATTCATTGAATGGCCAGCAAGAGACGCACCAACGGCTGCCGTCGCTTTTCCAGCACAAGGGGAAGCAATCGTCGCTCAAGGATAAGGAAAGCCACCTGGAAGACAACTTCTTTGACCTTGATAAACGCCAGTATACAGATAGCAACAATCCTCCAGCCAACGTGTACAGCGATATGAAGCAGTTCAGTATGTACCTTGGGCCACAGTTGAGTTACAGTATAGAGCCTGGGTACTTCTGGGCGGTGAGTCCTCAAGAGGGCCAGTCAGTAGTTGTTGTCTTTGATGATCCTACAGTGCTATCCCGCATCGCCATTGCGACTGGATCGGATAAAAATCCCGCGGACATGTTAGAAGTGGCAGCACTGGAGTTGAGCTCTACCCTACTCCAAAGTGGAAGTGAAGAGACTTTACCAGAATGTAGCAGCTATGTTGAGATGGGGCGATTCGTAAAAGGAAGTATCGACATTAATGTGCAAGAGAAATTTACTGAAACTGTGGCGTGTCTCCGTATTCACGTTCTTGTTTCTCAGGTTCAGTGGGGAGTTATAAGAGAGATTGCTGTTTGGATACATCGCTGA
- the LOC129268897 gene encoding alpha-1,3-mannosyl-glycoprotein 4-beta-N-acetylglucosaminyltransferase C-like isoform X2, whose protein sequence is MLKQTCSDGDHGRKRGPGRNSESDGTVRIWTKPSEVDLRKSLVLGNRKEKKGFLTIGIPTVQRESEHYLTQTLDSLIENSTPEEQAEVTLFIFLADFEEEKRMVLKNLLMDRYLSHLESGFMQVIQAPQGFYPPLDNLKLLFGDSKERVYWRSKQCVDFAFMFYADSFSEYYIQIEDDVVTTTGYISAIREYVQSKRSTDWITLEFSVLGFIGKLFHAYDLDRLAQFIMFFYQEQPVDFLYRYFNSLNGQQETHQRLPSLFQHKGKQSSLKDKESHLEDNFFDLDKRQYTDSNNPPANVYSDMKQFSMYLGPQLSYSIEPGYFWAVSPQEGQSVVVVFDDPTVLSRIAIATGSDKNPADMLEVAALELSSTLLQSGSEETLPECSSYVEMGRFVKGSIDINVQEKFTETVACLRIHVLVSQVQWGVIREIAVWIHR, encoded by the exons ATGCTCAAACAAACGTGCTCTGACGGCGACCATGGAAGAAAGCGTGGACCGGGGAGG AATTCAGAGTCTGATGGGACTGTTCGGATATGGACCAAACCAAGTGAAGTAGACCTCAGAAAATCCCTTGTCTTAGGGaatagaaaggaaaagaaag GTTTTCTGACGATAGGCATACCCACGGTTCAAAGAGAGAGTGAACACTACCTGACGCAAACTCTAGATTCCCTCATCGAGAACTCGACCCCAGAGGAACAGGCAGAGGTCACACTCTTTATATTCCTGGCAGATTTTGAAGAAGAGAAGCGCATGGTCTTGAAGAACCTTTTGATGGACAGATACCTGAGCCATCTTGAAAGTGGTTTCATGCAAGTCATCCAAGCTCCTCAAGGATTCTACCCACCCCTTGACAACTTGAAATTGTTATTTGGCGACTCTAAAGAAAGGGTCTACTGGCGCTCAAAGCAGTGTGTGGATTTTGCCTTCATGTTCTATGCTGATAGTTTTTCAGAATACTACATCCAAATTGAGGATGATGTAGTTACAACTACAGGGTATATAAGTGCAATTCGAGAATATGTTCAGTCGAAGAGAAGCACTGATTGGATAACACTGGAGTTTTCAGTCCTCGGTTTCATCGGGAAGCTCTTCCATGCTTATGACCTGGACAGGCTGGCACAGTTTATCATGTTCTTTTACCAGGAGCAGCCCGTTGACTTCCTCTATCGGTATTTCAATTCATTGAATGGCCAGCAAGAGACGCACCAACGGCTGCCGTCGCTTTTCCAGCACAAGGGGAAGCAATCGTCGCTCAAGGATAAGGAAAGCCACCTGGAAGACAACTTCTTTGACCTTGATAAACGCCAGTATACAGATAGCAACAATCCTCCAGCCAACGTGTACAGCGATATGAAGCAGTTCAGTATGTACCTTGGGCCACAGTTGAGTTACAGTATAGAGCCTGGGTACTTCTGGGCGGTGAGTCCTCAAGAGGGCCAGTCAGTAGTTGTTGTCTTTGATGATCCTACAGTGCTATCCCGCATCGCCATTGCGACTGGATCGGATAAAAATCCCGCGGACATGTTAGAAGTGGCAGCACTGGAGTTGAGCTCTACCCTACTCCAAAGTGGAAGTGAAGAGACTTTACCAGAATGTAGCAGCTATGTTGAGATGGGGCGATTCGTAAAAGGAAGTATCGACATTAATGTGCAAGAGAAATTTACTGAAACTGTGGCGTGTCTCCGTATTCACGTTCTTGTTTCTCAGGTTCAGTGGGGAGTTATAAGAGAGATTGCTGTTTGGATACATCGCTGA